ACGCCGCCGAGCCGTTGGTGTTTGTCGGCGAGGGCGCGGAGCTATACGGCGGCCTGATCCGGAAGGAGTTGGGCGAGAAGGCCCGCTTCTGCTCCCCCGCGGGCCATTACCCGCGGGGTGGGGTTGTCGCCTGGTTGGGGCGGGAAGCGCTGCGGGAGGGCCGGGGCCGGGAGGCTTGCGCGCTCATCCCGGAGTATATCAGCCTGCTCGAGCGGCCGAACTGGTTTGGCGACAGAAAACAGGGGGGTGAAGAGAATTGGCGATGACGTCCCGGCCCCTGCCGGGAGTGCGTTTTGACAACCTTGCCTTGCAGCACCTGGACCAGGTTCTGGTCATCGAGAAGCATTCCTTTCCCACTCCCTGGCCCCGGCAGACCTTTGAGTTTGAGATCCTTTACAATGAACTGGCCGAATACATAGTAGCCGTGGTGAATCATAAAGTGGTGGGTTACGGGGGCATGTGGATGGTGCTCGATGACGCCCACATCACCAACGTCGCCGTACACCCCGCTTACCGGGACCGCGGCGTCGGCCGGGGCCTGATGCTGGAGTTGATGCGCCGGGCCGTGCTCCGGGGGGCGAACCGGATGACCCTGGAGGTGCGTCCCTCGAACCGGCCCGCCCGCCACCTGTACAAGGATCTCGGATTCGAGGAGCGCGGCATCCGTCCCAAGTACTACCA
The sequence above is drawn from the Bacillota bacterium genome and encodes:
- the rimI gene encoding ribosomal protein S18-alanine N-acetyltransferase: MTSRPLPGVRFDNLALQHLDQVLVIEKHSFPTPWPRQTFEFEILYNELAEYIVAVVNHKVVGYGGMWMVLDDAHITNVAVHPAYRDRGVGRGLMLELMRRAVLRGANRMTLEVRPSNRPARHLYKDLGFEERGIRPKYYQDNDEDAVIMWKDGLKRLPPK